Proteins encoded by one window of Cystobacter ferrugineus:
- a CDS encoding peptidoglycan-binding protein — translation MTKIHVVKQGECLLRIARRHGFADYKKLYEHPDNAELRKKRPNPHVLFPGDEIVIPESTSAKGMTVSLSTGQTHRFVLQLRTRLVRLALEDAEGKPLADTPYTLSLGDDPPREGHTNDQGILEQRVPYAATRALLQCDGRSWQLELGHLNPLEGVPDESISGAEARLINLGYALEPTGQMTPALRSAIRAFQHRSGLELTGRLDETTIKKLTELHGS, via the coding sequence ATGACCAAGATCCATGTCGTCAAACAAGGTGAGTGCCTCTTGCGAATCGCGCGGCGCCATGGCTTCGCGGACTACAAGAAGCTCTACGAGCACCCGGACAACGCGGAACTGCGCAAGAAACGCCCCAATCCCCACGTGCTCTTCCCCGGGGACGAGATCGTCATTCCGGAATCCACCTCCGCGAAGGGCATGACGGTGAGTCTCTCCACCGGTCAGACCCACCGCTTCGTCCTTCAACTGCGGACACGGCTGGTGAGACTCGCCCTCGAGGACGCCGAGGGAAAACCCCTGGCCGACACGCCCTATACGCTCTCCCTCGGGGATGACCCGCCGCGAGAGGGGCACACCAACGACCAGGGCATCCTCGAGCAGAGGGTGCCGTATGCCGCGACCCGCGCCCTGCTCCAATGCGATGGGAGGAGCTGGCAACTCGAGCTGGGGCACCTCAACCCACTGGAGGGCGTGCCGGACGAGAGCATCTCGGGGGCGGAGGCCCGGCTCATCAACCTGGGCTACGCGCTCGAGCCCACGGGCCAGATGACGCCAGCGCTGCGCAGCGCCATCCGAGCATTCCAGCACCGGAGCGGCCTCGAGCTCACCGGCCGCCTGGACGAAACCACGATCAAGAAGCTCACCGAGTTGCACGGGAGCTAA
- a CDS encoding double-CXXCG motif protein, translating to MKHVMVFVLHHARVMRHSSSMALRRTPESESTGRNAPSVEAAFQAAPEELMAEILEGELHLGPRPARLVRVSAGVGRMKYYELERDPSPHYTGNLNAKHTWWLPGVESCPVCDLQPEGGTSAQYPRVDLSALSSEEQKKLSSAWPVPREEFIRRRELVRPLAPPHAVLESGAAFGPLQGTGVGYFGQLVMQNPWSLCMRLEALERIRNAPELRDIQLETHGRFHPDCLPPPNPPCPTCGVAMGHGVPDPYWLDASSLPPHVDIFRLADASTLIIANERLVDAVHRLELDGVVFKELEAR from the coding sequence ATGAAACACGTCATGGTCTTCGTGTTGCACCACGCGAGGGTCATGCGCCACTCTTCGTCCATGGCCCTCCGCCGCACTCCCGAGTCCGAGTCCACCGGACGCAACGCTCCGTCTGTCGAGGCGGCCTTCCAGGCGGCCCCCGAGGAACTGATGGCGGAGATCCTCGAGGGGGAACTGCACCTCGGCCCCCGTCCAGCCCGTCTGGTCCGAGTGAGCGCCGGGGTTGGCCGCATGAAATACTACGAACTGGAAAGAGATCCGTCGCCACACTACACGGGCAATCTGAACGCCAAACATACGTGGTGGTTGCCCGGTGTGGAGTCCTGCCCTGTCTGTGATTTACAACCCGAGGGGGGGACATCGGCCCAATATCCGCGCGTGGACCTGTCGGCTCTGTCCTCGGAGGAGCAGAAGAAGCTGTCCAGTGCATGGCCCGTCCCGCGTGAGGAGTTCATCCGGAGGCGCGAGCTGGTGCGCCCCCTGGCGCCTCCCCACGCCGTACTGGAATCAGGAGCGGCTTTCGGCCCACTCCAGGGAACAGGCGTGGGCTACTTCGGCCAGCTCGTCATGCAGAACCCCTGGTCCCTTTGTATGCGCCTCGAGGCACTGGAGCGCATACGGAACGCACCCGAGCTGCGGGACATCCAGCTCGAAACCCACGGGCGATTCCATCCGGACTGCCTGCCGCCCCCGAATCCTCCGTGTCCCACCTGTGGTGTCGCCATGGGCCACGGCGTCCCGGACCCGTATTGGCTCGACGCCTCATCGCTGCCGCCGCATGTGGATATCTTCCGACTGGCAGATGCCTCGACGCTCATCATCGCCAACGAGCGCCTGGTGGACGCGGTACACCGCCTGGAACTGGATGGGGTCGTCTTCAAGGAGCTGGAGGCCCGCTGA